The window CTCCTCAACCCCACCCTCACCTTCCTCAACCTTAGCTTTCTTCTCCGCAAACTCATAAATCCTCACAAGCCTCTCCTCCGCCTCACTCAACAGCTTCTCATAAGACCCATGAACCTCATCCAGCTTCAAAATCGACTCGCACCACGTCTTCTCCTGATCCATCTCCCGCCTCCTCTTCTCAATCTCATCCTCCCCCGCCGCCTCGGTCAGCGCGATGTCCTCGAAGGACTCCGACAGCATCCCCTCGATCTCGTTTAGCTTGGCGCGCGCCCTGTCGACGGCCTCGTGATCGGGCCTGGGCCCTAGGGTTCGGAGGACGGATCGGGTCTCCGCGACGTCGGTGATGGCCTTGGTCATGGAGGCGAGGACTCCCGGCTCGGCTAGGTGAGGCATCTCGATCTCGATCGACGATTGTGGTGGTGGCTGCTCGACATCGAAGGCGGgggcggaggaggaggatttGGCGGGGGTGAAGGAAGGGAGACGAGCTAAGACGTAGGAGAGGACGGGGAACTTCTTGGGGTTGGGATCCGCCGCCATTGTCGTAGCTTTTGGGCGTGTGTGAAGAGTGTTCTCGGAGAAGATTTTGAATCTGAATCGGagaattgatgatgatgatgatgaagtggtgagaTTGTTCTCTCCACGTTCTCTCGTGTTTGCCTCTCTCTGCTCTCTGTTGCGAAATCGCCACGTGTTCACTGGTGTTACCtaaatatttaagaaatataaaaattatatttataaaatcatactcttaaattttaaaaatcatagaaaatatttttgttttaaagttttgtaatataaattaaaatataatatgtatatattttacaatttctGTTATTTCAACCTAAAAGTTTTGtcgaatatttttaattttatttttatttttaaagaaaaagttttTCTTTCCTACAGTCGTAAGGAAACGATAACTGAAACcaacttttgattttaaaaaattcggAATGGTTTGAAACGATTTGTAACACTTTTTATGATTGTTTCAAGACGCAAACAAACGCTAACAACCGCAAAAACTGTGTTTGCATATGGCAGTGGATAAACCTGTCATACCTTTGGTCTTTGTTTAAAACGGTTGGTCAGCTATGAACTGTGGGTGAATTGAGCTAGTTCAATAATATAGAAGTAGACATTTAAATATGGAAACTTTCACTTTggaattattaaattattgataCATGTTAAGTTGTTTTTGGTAAGCTATAATATTTCCACAGTATAGAAGTAAACTtgtaaaaaaatgaaagaatatATAAAAACCCTATTAAATTGAAAAGTTAGCAGAACCCTAGCTAGAGTAGTCTTTTCTGTGGTTGTGTCGTCATCAAACACTGTAACATGATGTCGCATAATCTCCAGCACCATACGAGGAGTATCCTCGCTCACAGTAGCAGGACTCTATTATTCTGCTCCTACACAAACGGAACCCTACCGTCTTCCCCAAGGCACAGCACTACTACTCTGCATAGCCGTATCGAAGCCGCTTCAGAAGGCAAAACAGCAATCACTAGGGTTCTTGAACAATGGAGACGTCAACAAAAAGGTAAGCAAATAAACCCTTCGATGGTGAGAGTACTCGTGGAGGAGCTTAGAGACTCGCAACGTTTTCGTCAAGCCCTAGAGGTATCTGACTGGATGATTGAGCATAAGCTATGCAACCTCATCCATGAAGACTTCACAGCTAGGTTTTGTCTTATAGAGAACGTGTTGGGGTTGAAAGAAGCTGAGAAGTTCTTTGAGAGCGTCCCGGAGAATCAGAGAGGTGAAGCGATCTACACCGCTTTGCTGAACTGCTACACGGTGAAGAAGGATCTTGTTAAAGCTGAAGGTACTTTCAAGAACATGAGGGAGATAGGTTTGCTTTTGAAGCCTTTGCCTTACAACTCGATGATGTCTCTCTACTTCTCTGTCCGAAAGAGAGACAAGGTCGATGAGATTATGCGAGAGATGAAGGAGAACAACGTTCAGTTTGATACTCTCACCGTGAACATTGCTTTGAGAGTGTATGCTTCTGTGTCTGACTTGTTGGCAATGGAGAAGCTTCTTGCTCATTGGGAAGGGACTATAACGCTGCATTGCCTCACGTCACTTGACATGGCAAAGGCTTATCTAAGAAATGGTTCAAAGGTTAAGGCGAGGGAGATGCTTCTTAGAACAGAAGAGGACCACATAGATCATGAGTCCTATGCTGAACTCTTGACGCTATATGGTGAAGCTGGAGAGAGAGAAGACGTTTACCGTATATGGGACTTGTACAAGATGACAGAAAAGCAAGATAATGATGGGTTTAGGGCTTTGTTTGGATCTCTCTTGAAGCTAGATGATCTCAATGGAGCAGAAGAGATTTACTACAACGAGTGGGATGGCTCTGGTCTTGATTTCGATGTCCGAATCCCGACAATCTTGGCTTCTGGTTACCGCGAAAAGGGACTGGTTAAGAAGGCAGATAAGCTGATGATTAAAAccataagaaatgaaaaaatggTTAGACCTATTGGTCAGTTGCTTGAGGAGTGGGGCAAGAAAGGGAACCTAGTGGAGCCTTCTTACATGAGAGAGCTTATCAAGGATCTTTGTGACTCAAAACAATACCCTAAAGCACTTGAGGCATCAACATGGGTGAGTGAAAGAAACTTGTTTGCTCTTTTCCCTGAGGACTATGCAGCTAGGCTTCATCTCATTGACAATGTATTAGGTTTGGAACAAGCAGAGAAGTTTTTTAATTGTAGCATCACTGAGAACATGAAGAACTACTCTGTCTACTCTACACTCCTAACCACATACACAAGATCATCCAAAACTGTGGATAAAGCAGAAGCCACTTTTGAGAAGATGGAAGAGCTAGGGTTCCTATTAAACTCCACACCATTCAACTCAGTGATATCTCTCTACAGTGAGATGAGAAAAAGAAGCAAGGTCATGAAGCTTCTAgagaagatgaaggagaagaacaTAGAGCCGGATAATGTCATAATGAACCACGTTTTGAGAGTTAACGCATATGTATCAGCCATGGAATGCATGGAGAAGTATAAGAGAGAATGGGAAGAGAATAATCTCAAACTTGAAGTGAGGACTATGGATGCAATAGCAAAGGCTTACGAAGCAGAAGGGTCAATACTAAAGGCTATAGAGATAACTTCGAGTAAAAAAGAAGTGTACCGTCTATGGGATGCGTACAAGAAAGATAACGTGGGAGACATGAGTAACGAAGGGTATAGAAGTGTGATTAGGTCTTTGCTGAAGCTAGATGATGTTAAAGGAGCACAAGAGATATTTAACGAGTGGGAGCCAGAGAGATACGAGTTTGATTCAAGGATTCCAAGTTTGCTGATTTCTCGTTATTGCGAGGAGGAGAAGTATAATGAGGTTAAGACAAGGGATGTGATGAAGTTGAGTAGGAAGAAGAGGAGAGGGTTACAGTTTGAGTTGTTTAAGGATGTATGTGTTATATTAACGGCTACTTCATTTGGGGTTGGGTTTGTTCCGTGCATGGTATCGCTTTGTGGAGGAGAGACAATTACTGTTTGGGGCTCGCTAGCGGTGGTAGTCACCGGTATTGttttagcagttacaaattccttttgaagtttttttattCGTCTCAGAAATGTTTTTGGATCCGATTGGATTTTTTAGGTCtaattgttaaattttatactatatttttactttttgacAATCCGTACAAGGAGAAAAAGTAGCGGAAAGAGAGATAAATCTAAACAACACTGAAATCCAAAAAAAACGCAATTACAAAACTACCAAGAAAATGACAATAGTTGTTAGCTTGAACAACAACCGTCAACCACCAAAAGTTGAGCTAGCTCAGTTAAAGAGGAAGGTCCATGCGAATTTGGCCCTAAGAATAAGATGAAGCATGATCTTATGGTATTAATTACATGAATTTAGGTATACAAAAAGAAGTCTCTATGCATCCGTCGGCCATTGGTATGTATACAAAAAGAATGAGTTGGACCGTTGGTATGTCATGTATTATAGGTTGTGTTATTTGGTAGATCATATATGATAGTGGTGTTGTAAATTAGAATAAATTAATTTGGGAGAAAGGTGTAAAAATGATTCGTGTAGGATATATTAGACTTTGTTCATAGTTGTATGCCCATCTTTTTCTTCATATtgctaaaaagtaaaaatgattccatttttgttttcttctaaaTATTAGTGTTCTTAGTGTTTACAAGACGAGACCTATGTTGACAACACAACAAAAAGAGAAAGATGAC of the Brassica rapa cultivar Chiifu-401-42 chromosome A03, CAAS_Brap_v3.01, whole genome shotgun sequence genome contains:
- the LOC103859387 gene encoding putative pentatricopeptide repeat-containing protein At1g28020; translated protein: MMSHNLQHHTRSILAHSSRTLLFCSYTNGTLPSSPRHSTTTLHSRIEAASEGKTAITRVLEQWRRQQKGKQINPSMVRVLVEELRDSQRFRQALEVSDWMIEHKLCNLIHEDFTARFCLIENVLGLKEAEKFFESVPENQRGEAIYTALLNCYTVKKDLVKAEGTFKNMREIGLLLKPLPYNSMMSLYFSVRKRDKVDEIMREMKENNVQFDTLTVNIALRVYASVSDLLAMEKLLAHWEGTITLHCLTSLDMAKAYLRNGSKVKAREMLLRTEEDHIDHESYAELLTLYGEAGEREDVYRIWDLYKMTEKQDNDGFRALFGSLLKLDDLNGAEEIYYNEWDGSGLDFDVRIPTILASGYREKGLVKKADKLMIKTIRNEKMVRPIGQLLEEWGKKGNLVEPSYMRELIKDLCDSKQYPKALEASTWVSERNLFALFPEDYAARLHLIDNVLGLEQAEKFFNCSITENMKNYSVYSTLLTTYTRSSKTVDKAEATFEKMEELGFLLNSTPFNSVISLYSEMRKRSKVMKLLEKMKEKNIEPDNVIMNHVLRVNAYVSAMECMEKYKREWEENNLKLEVRTMDAIAKAYEAEGSILKAIEITSSKKEVYRLWDAYKKDNVGDMSNEGYRSVIRSLLKLDDVKGAQEIFNEWEPERYEFDSRIPSLLISRYCEEEKYNEVKTRDVMKLSRKKRRGLQFELFKDVCVILTATSFGVGFVPCMVSLCGGETITVWGSLAVVVTGIVLAVTNSF